TGGCGGTGGCGTCCTCCAGCTCCAGCACGGTCTTGCCGAGCCGGTTGGTGGCGAAGCCGAGCAGCTCGACGGTGTTGCGCGGCGGCGGCACGTCGGCGATCAGGGCCTCGGCGGCCTCGATCCGGTACCGCGGCTTCGACGTCCGCGCGGGCGGGCCGCGCCGCAGCCAGGCCAGCTCCTTGCGCGCCAGGTTCTGCCGCTTCGCCTCCGCGGAGTCGGACTGCCGGGTGCGCTCGGCGCGGGCGTAGATCCAGTCGGCGTAGCCGCCGAGGTAGCTCTCGACCCGGCCGCCCGCCACCTCCCAGGTGCGCGTGCACACCGCGTCGAGGAACCACCGGTCGTGCGTGACGACCAGCACCCCGCAGCGCCGCGAGATGAGGTGCCCGGCGAGCCAGGTGATGCCCTCGACGTCGAGGTGGTTGGTGGGCTCGTCGAGGACGACCAGGTCGGGGTCGCCGACGAGCGCGGCGGCCAGCGCGACGCGGCGCTTCTCCCCGCCGGACAGGCCGTCGGTGGTGCGGTCGAGGTCGCCGATGCCGAGCCCGTCGAGGACGTCGCGCACCTTCGCGTCGGCGGCCCACTCGTGGTCGGCCGCCCCCTCCCAGTGCGCGAGCACGACGTCGCGGACGCGCGCGCCCTTCGCGAGCTTGTCGCCCTGCGCGAGGTGGGCCAGGTTGAGCCCGCCCACCCGGCTGACGCGGCCGCCGTCGGGGGCGCGCTCGCCGGTGATGATGTCGAGCAGCGTGGTCTTGCCCCCGCCGTTGAGCCCGACGACGCCGACCCGCTCGCCGCGCTCCACGCCGAGCGACACGGCGTCGAGCAGGACGCGCGAGGCGTCGCCCGGGACGTGCGCGGTGACGGCCTCGAGGTTGACGAGGTTCTGGACCTTCGGTGGCATCAGCCGCGTCCTGCCGCTTCCTGGTTGTCGATGATGCGGGCCCCCGGCACCGGCCCGTGCGCGACGCGCACGGTGCGGCACACGCCGAGCCCGGCGAGTTCGGTGGCCACGTCCATGGCCGCGTCGGCCCCGCTGCACAGGAACGCGCAGGTGGGGCCGGATCCGGAGACGAGCCCGGCGAGCGCCCCCGCGTCGACGCCCGCGCGCAGCGTGCGCCGCAGCTCGGGGGCCATGCTGACCGCCGCCGCCTGCAGGTCGTTGCCCAGCGACAGCGCGAGCTGCCGCGGGTCGCCACCCGCGATGGCCTCCAGCACGGGCTCCACCGGCCGCTCGACGGGCTCGCTCCCCGCCCGCAGCCGGTCCAGCTCGGCGAACACCTTCGGCGTCGACAGCCCGCCCCGGTGCAGGGCGATCACCCAGTGCTGCGGGTGCCGCGAGAGCACCGGCACGATCCGCTCGCCGCGGCCGGTGCCCAGCGCGGTGCCGCCGTAGAGCGCGAAGGTGACGTCGCTGCCCAGCTCGGCGGCCATCGGGGACAGCTCGTCGCGGGTGAGGTCGAGCTTCCACAGCGCCGACAGCCCGACCAGCGTCGCGGCGGCGTCGGCGCTGCCCCCGGCCATGCCGCCGGCGACCGGGATCCCCTTGCGCAGCACCAGCCGCACGTCCGGGTCGCGCCCGGCCCGGTCGGCGAGGAGCTGCACCGCCCGCCACGCCAGGTTGGTCTCGTCGACCGGCACCTCGGTCACGCCCTCGCCGAAGACCTCGATGCCCGGCTCGTCACCGTGGGCGACCGACACCTCGTCGAACAGGCTCACCGCGTGGAAGAGCGTGACCAGGTCGTGGAAGCCGTCGTCGCGCAGAGGTCCCACGGCCAGATGCAGGTTGATCTTGGCAGGGACCCGCACGGTGACCGGGGGCGGGACGGCGGACAGCACCCGTCAACACTACGGGCAGCGACCCGCGCGGGTGGCGCCGCAGCTATCCGACCGGGGTGACGGTGGTC
This sequence is a window from Pseudonocardia petroleophila. Protein-coding genes within it:
- a CDS encoding 4-(cytidine 5'-diphospho)-2-C-methyl-D-erythritol kinase produces the protein MLSAVPPPVTVRVPAKINLHLAVGPLRDDGFHDLVTLFHAVSLFDEVSVAHGDEPGIEVFGEGVTEVPVDETNLAWRAVQLLADRAGRDPDVRLVLRKGIPVAGGMAGGSADAAATLVGLSALWKLDLTRDELSPMAAELGSDVTFALYGGTALGTGRGERIVPVLSRHPQHWVIALHRGGLSTPKVFAELDRLRAGSEPVERPVEPVLEAIAGGDPRQLALSLGNDLQAAAVSMAPELRRTLRAGVDAGALAGLVSGSGPTCAFLCSGADAAMDVATELAGLGVCRTVRVAHGPVPGARIIDNQEAAGRG